A genomic window from Synechococcus sp. CBW1107 includes:
- the ftsY gene encoding signal recognition particle-docking protein FtsY has translation MVFDWFRRRTTSTEPEAEPTPVKQAGEDMVADRASGLSDAPDPAASATQPAAEAVVQAPATPAAVDQDALDWARQAYARLKAEQERSRPAAEDQVAEPEPEPVPAATPQPEPVAAAEPENSSETSPTPGDPTTPAASATTPEPPPALEPPGAAGPSLLELAAASRAERQRTVLAPGTDESRPTPEPTAEPPVSTTEEAGPQLGSFDAEFTWSAEVLAAQGRRADQVSLEEIDWLSRLRRGLEKTRRGLVTQLLDNLGDDPLTPEVLDDLETTLLRADVGVQATDHVLEALRRRLNEEVVEPEEGLRFLKEQLRGLLETPIEASGERLLAPQRDRLNVWLLVGVNGVGKTTTLGKLANLAVRSGYSCLIAAADTFRAAAVQQVSVWGERSGVPVIANPSANADPAAVVYDAIGAARSRGIELVLVDTAGRLQTKNNLMEELSKVRRIVDKLAPEAVVESLLVLDASQGQNGLRQAMAFASAAGLTGVVLTKLDGSARGGVALAVASEAGLPIRFIGAGEGIRDLRPFNSFEFVEALLSS, from the coding sequence ATGGTCTTCGACTGGTTCCGGCGGCGCACCACTTCCACCGAGCCTGAGGCTGAGCCCACGCCGGTCAAGCAGGCTGGCGAGGACATGGTCGCTGACCGTGCCTCCGGCCTGTCAGACGCGCCAGATCCAGCCGCCTCGGCCACTCAACCCGCAGCGGAGGCGGTGGTCCAGGCGCCAGCCACGCCAGCCGCTGTCGATCAGGATGCCCTGGACTGGGCCCGTCAGGCCTATGCCCGCCTCAAGGCCGAGCAGGAGCGCAGCCGGCCAGCCGCCGAAGACCAGGTCGCTGAACCAGAGCCTGAACCCGTTCCGGCCGCAACGCCTCAACCTGAACCCGTCGCCGCCGCTGAGCCGGAGAACTCCTCCGAGACCAGCCCTACTCCGGGGGATCCGACCACACCAGCCGCGTCAGCCACCACACCTGAGCCACCTCCAGCCCTGGAGCCTCCCGGTGCCGCCGGCCCCTCCCTGCTGGAGCTGGCTGCGGCCAGTCGGGCCGAGCGCCAGCGGACCGTGCTCGCTCCCGGCACCGACGAGTCGCGGCCGACGCCGGAACCCACGGCTGAGCCGCCGGTCTCCACGACTGAGGAGGCCGGCCCACAGCTGGGGTCCTTCGATGCCGAGTTCACCTGGTCCGCCGAGGTGCTCGCGGCCCAGGGCCGTCGCGCCGATCAGGTTTCCCTTGAGGAGATCGACTGGCTCAGCCGCCTGCGCCGCGGCCTGGAGAAGACCCGCCGCGGCCTGGTCACCCAACTGCTCGACAACCTCGGAGACGATCCCCTCACCCCGGAGGTGCTCGACGATCTGGAAACCACTCTGCTGCGCGCCGACGTGGGGGTACAGGCGACCGACCATGTCCTCGAGGCCCTGCGCAGGCGTCTGAACGAAGAGGTGGTCGAGCCGGAGGAGGGTCTCCGCTTTCTCAAGGAGCAGCTGCGCGGGCTGCTCGAGACGCCGATCGAAGCCAGCGGCGAGCGTCTGCTGGCCCCGCAGCGGGACCGACTCAATGTCTGGTTGCTGGTGGGGGTCAACGGTGTCGGCAAAACCACCACCCTGGGCAAGCTGGCCAATCTGGCGGTGCGCAGTGGCTACAGTTGCCTGATCGCCGCCGCCGACACCTTCCGCGCCGCCGCCGTGCAGCAGGTGAGCGTCTGGGGCGAGCGCAGCGGAGTGCCGGTGATCGCCAACCCCAGTGCCAATGCCGATCCGGCCGCCGTGGTCTACGACGCCATCGGCGCGGCCCGCTCCAGGGGCATCGAACTGGTTCTGGTGGACACGGCCGGCCGGCTGCAGACCAAGAACAACCTGATGGAGGAACTCAGCAAGGTGCGGCGCATCGTCGACAAGCTGGCCCCGGAAGCGGTGGTGGAATCCCTGCTGGTGCTTGATGCCAGCCAGGGGCAGAACGGTCTGCGCCAGGCGATGGCCTTCGCCAGTGCCGCCGGTCTCACGGGGGTGGTGCTCACCAAGCTGGATGGCAGTGCCCGGGGTGGTGTGGCCCTGGCGGTGGCCTCCGAAGCCGGCCTGCCGATCCGTTTCATCGGCGCCGGCGAGGGCATCCGCGATCTGAGGCCCTTCAACAGCTTTGAGTTCGTCGAAGCCCTGCTCTCCAGCTGA
- a CDS encoding PP2C family protein-serine/threonine phosphatase translates to MPLPPPRPHQALTASASLRQLLDSLSREQRRNQELLASLGFALRSFTNLNRFLELVPLVSSRLVGAEASLLVVFHPDGRLWREHTQASPASRSGELVRLLGELDLPAGLAEEEEVSQLDLQVRRLLGEVQLFGTSVVARNRTRGRLYVFGSAEGLTWSDVHRRHVQLVADLTGVAIETELLQEDRRRHERLDRQLNTGAEIQAQLLPDHCPVIEGVELAARCRPAFEVGGDYYDFIPTRPRLSGRRRETSRWALVMGDVMGKGVPAGLLMTLLRGMLRAEVLSGHAPDRILHDLNELAQEDLAHSHRFVTLFYSDFDPRSRVLRYANAAHNPPLLWRHQRHGVERLDAPGLLIGLQPEAQYGCERVVLEPGDVVLYYTDGVSEALGLTGERFEEERLQRHLGEACRAGKSAQGVLDALFERLDRFVGADRQLSDDASMVVLKVREEVMLPTLPG, encoded by the coding sequence GTGCCCCTGCCACCGCCCCGGCCCCATCAGGCCCTCACGGCATCGGCTTCCCTGCGGCAACTGCTCGACAGCCTCAGCCGGGAGCAACGGCGCAACCAGGAGCTGCTGGCCTCCCTCGGCTTCGCCCTGCGCAGCTTCACCAACCTGAACCGCTTCCTCGAGCTGGTTCCCCTGGTGTCGTCCCGCCTGGTGGGAGCTGAGGCCAGCCTGCTGGTGGTCTTCCACCCCGACGGGCGCCTCTGGCGGGAGCACACCCAGGCCAGTCCCGCCTCCCGCAGCGGCGAACTGGTGCGGCTGCTGGGGGAGCTGGATCTGCCCGCTGGCCTGGCTGAGGAGGAGGAGGTCTCCCAGCTCGATCTGCAGGTGCGCCGGCTGCTGGGGGAGGTGCAGCTGTTCGGCACCTCCGTGGTGGCCCGCAACCGGACCCGCGGACGCCTCTACGTCTTCGGCAGCGCCGAAGGTCTGACCTGGAGTGATGTCCACCGCCGCCACGTGCAGCTGGTGGCCGATCTCACGGGCGTGGCGATCGAAACCGAGCTGCTGCAGGAGGACCGCCGCCGTCATGAGCGCCTTGATCGTCAGCTCAACACCGGTGCCGAGATCCAGGCGCAGCTGCTTCCCGACCACTGTCCGGTGATTGAGGGAGTGGAGCTGGCCGCCCGCTGTCGGCCGGCCTTCGAGGTGGGGGGTGACTACTACGACTTCATCCCGACCCGGCCCCGGCTCAGCGGACGCCGTCGTGAAACCTCTCGCTGGGCCCTGGTGATGGGCGATGTGATGGGCAAGGGTGTCCCCGCCGGCCTGCTGATGACGCTGCTGCGGGGGATGCTGCGGGCCGAGGTGCTGAGCGGCCATGCCCCCGACCGGATCCTGCACGACCTCAACGAACTGGCCCAGGAGGACCTGGCCCATTCGCATCGCTTCGTCACGCTCTTCTACTCCGACTTCGATCCCCGCAGCCGCGTGCTCCGCTATGCCAACGCCGCCCACAATCCGCCCCTGCTCTGGCGGCACCAGCGCCACGGGGTGGAGCGGCTCGATGCTCCGGGACTGCTGATCGGCCTGCAACCGGAGGCCCAGTACGGCTGCGAGCGGGTGGTGCTGGAGCCCGGGGATGTGGTGCTCTATTACACCGATGGGGTCAGTGAAGCCCTCGGTCTCACGGGTGAGCGCTTCGAGGAGGAGCGCCTGCAGCGGCACCTGGGAGAAGCCTGCCGGGCCGGTAAGAGCGCCCAGGGTGTTCTCGATGCTCTGTTCGAACGGCTCGATCGTTTCGTGGGTGCTGACCGGCAGCTGAGCGACGATGCCTCGATGGTGGTGCTGAAGGTGCGTGAGGAGGTGATGCTCCCCACCCTGCCGGGTTGA
- the queG gene encoding tRNA epoxyqueuosine(34) reductase QueG has translation MRSGHPQQPVAPAGTEHRLQDLAIALKAQARALGFEPVGLAALPGDGRIPLRTAALERWLEAGHQAGMAWMNDPRRRQVSSLLPGVRSLLAVGLNYHVAAKRAPGSLAVARYGWGRDYHRVIDGRLRRLGRWLEKQCPGLSWRACVDSAPLLDKAWAEQAGLGWIGKNGNLIHPRRGSWMVIGHLLTTADLPGDAPSEPLCGRCSRCIEACPTGAISEPFVVDANRCLAYHTIENRDDTLPPAMAAAMGPWVAGCDICQDVCPWNQQPLPSSEDPDLQPRDWLLTLHAEEALGWSDADWDERLRGSALRRIKPWMWRRNLRSAQPGTPEADP, from the coding sequence GTGAGATCAGGCCATCCCCAGCAACCGGTCGCTCCGGCCGGCACGGAGCACCGCCTCCAGGACCTGGCGATCGCGCTCAAGGCCCAGGCCAGGGCGTTGGGCTTCGAACCGGTGGGCCTGGCCGCCTTGCCAGGCGATGGGCGGATCCCCCTGCGCACGGCGGCGCTCGAGCGCTGGCTGGAGGCCGGTCACCAGGCCGGTATGGCCTGGATGAACGATCCGCGCCGCCGCCAGGTCAGCAGCCTGCTGCCCGGTGTGCGCAGCCTGCTGGCGGTGGGACTGAACTATCACGTGGCCGCCAAGCGGGCCCCGGGCAGCCTGGCCGTCGCCCGCTACGGCTGGGGCAGGGACTATCACCGGGTGATCGATGGACGTCTGCGCCGCCTGGGGCGCTGGCTGGAGAAGCAGTGCCCTGGCTTGAGCTGGCGGGCCTGCGTCGACAGCGCTCCCCTGCTGGACAAGGCCTGGGCCGAGCAGGCGGGTCTGGGCTGGATCGGCAAGAACGGCAACCTGATCCACCCCCGCCGGGGGTCGTGGATGGTGATCGGCCACCTCCTCACCACCGCCGATCTCCCAGGAGATGCTCCCTCTGAACCTCTCTGCGGACGCTGCAGCCGCTGCATCGAGGCCTGCCCGACCGGCGCCATCAGCGAGCCCTTTGTGGTGGATGCCAACCGCTGCCTGGCCTATCACACGATCGAAAACCGCGACGACACCCTCCCGCCCGCCATGGCCGCGGCCATGGGTCCCTGGGTTGCTGGCTGCGACATCTGCCAGGACGTGTGCCCATGGAATCAGCAGCCGCTTCCCAGTTCGGAGGATCCTGACCTGCAGCCCAGGGACTGGTTGCTGACTCTGCACGCCGAGGAGGCCCTCGGCTGGAGTGATGCCGACTGGGATGAGCGGCTGCGTGGTTCCGCCCTGCGCCGGATCAAGCCCTGGATGTGGCGGCGCAATCTGCGGTCGGCCCAGCCTGGGACACCAGAAGCGGACCCCTAG
- the dusA gene encoding tRNA dihydrouridine(20/20a) synthase DusA: MGQGDNATTPVAGAYRFSVAPMMDCTDRHFRVLMRQISRRALLYTEMVVAQALHHGRRDTLLDFDPQEHPLALQLGGDDPALLSESARLAAAWGYDEINLNVGCPSPKVQQGRFGACLMADPDRVARCVEAMATASSLPVTVKHRIGIDDHDSYDLLLAFVDRVAGAGASRFSVHARKAWLHGLDPKQNRTIPPLRHDLVHQLKRDRPLLTIELNGGLLSLENCQEHLDQVDGVMVGRAAYDHPLRWATVDQDLFGCRERPPVSASAVVRGLIPHASRWCGAGHRLWPIARHLVHLVEGMPGARHWRRRLGERAGERSAGPEVLEATAQELEQQGL, translated from the coding sequence ATGGGGCAGGGAGACAACGCGACGACACCCGTTGCCGGGGCCTACCGCTTCAGTGTGGCGCCGATGATGGACTGCACCGACCGGCACTTCCGGGTGCTGATGCGGCAGATCAGCCGCCGTGCCCTGCTCTACACCGAGATGGTGGTGGCCCAGGCCCTGCACCACGGCCGTCGTGACACGCTGCTGGACTTCGATCCCCAGGAACATCCCCTGGCCCTCCAGCTGGGGGGCGACGATCCGGCTCTCCTGTCGGAATCCGCACGACTGGCGGCGGCCTGGGGCTACGACGAGATCAACCTCAACGTGGGCTGCCCCAGCCCCAAGGTGCAGCAGGGTCGGTTCGGTGCCTGCCTGATGGCGGACCCCGACCGGGTGGCCCGCTGCGTGGAGGCGATGGCGACCGCGTCGTCCCTGCCGGTGACGGTCAAGCACCGCATCGGCATCGATGATCACGACAGCTATGACCTGCTGCTGGCCTTCGTGGACCGGGTGGCCGGCGCCGGCGCCAGCCGCTTCAGCGTGCATGCCCGCAAGGCCTGGCTCCATGGCCTGGATCCGAAGCAGAACCGCACGATTCCGCCCCTGCGCCACGACCTGGTGCATCAGCTCAAGCGGGACCGCCCCCTGCTCACGATCGAACTGAATGGCGGCCTGCTGAGCCTGGAGAACTGCCAGGAGCACCTGGATCAGGTGGACGGGGTGATGGTCGGGCGCGCCGCCTATGACCATCCGCTGCGCTGGGCCACGGTCGACCAGGACCTGTTCGGCTGCCGGGAGCGACCGCCGGTCTCGGCCTCAGCGGTGGTGCGGGGCCTGATTCCCCATGCCAGCCGCTGGTGCGGGGCGGGCCATCGGCTCTGGCCGATCGCCCGCCACCTCGTGCACCTGGTGGAGGGGATGCCCGGGGCCCGGCACTGGCGCCGCCGGCTGGGGGAGCGGGCGGGGGAGCGCAGCGCGGGCCCCGAGGTGCTGGAGGCCACCGCCCAGGAGCTGGAGCAGCAAGGCCTTTAG
- a CDS encoding NAD(P)/FAD-dependent oxidoreductase has product MLPVDWSLVVAGGGPAGYMAAITAAEQGLAGVLLLEATPQPLGKVLISGGGRCNVTHACWDPLALVGHYPRGSRALRGPFSRFAPGDCLAWFAERGLELVEEPDGRLFPRSNRSSSVVAVLEAAAAAAGVTVWRGAALRQVEPRGSGGFTLRLRLSPGLAPAGAASDLGAARLLLATGGHPSGRQLAGQLGHDVVAPVPSLFTLALEANPLAALRGVVMDPVGLELRLPSGRFRERGPLLITGWGVSGPATLRLTAFAARALRDSGYRAELRIDWSGGCSAAELAQRFQTARAEQARRQLLNARPWPELSRRLWIHLLERHGVTPDQRWADLRRRDEDSLLGALRSSTYAVGGRGPFGEEFVTAGGVTLGEVNLATMESRKHPGLYFAGELLDVDGVTGGFNFQHCWTSGWLAGGAIAREAREGLPVAMGSADLVEDREHR; this is encoded by the coding sequence ATGCTGCCTGTCGACTGGTCCCTGGTGGTCGCCGGAGGCGGGCCCGCGGGCTACATGGCGGCCATCACGGCCGCCGAGCAGGGGCTGGCGGGAGTGCTGCTGCTGGAGGCCACACCCCAGCCGCTGGGCAAGGTGCTGATCAGCGGCGGTGGCCGCTGCAATGTCACCCATGCCTGCTGGGATCCCCTGGCCCTGGTGGGCCATTACCCCCGGGGGTCGAGGGCCCTGCGCGGGCCGTTCAGCCGCTTCGCACCCGGCGACTGCCTGGCCTGGTTTGCCGAGCGGGGACTGGAGCTGGTGGAGGAGCCCGACGGCCGCCTCTTTCCCCGCAGCAACCGCTCCAGCAGTGTGGTGGCCGTCCTGGAAGCGGCGGCTGCCGCCGCCGGGGTGACTGTCTGGAGGGGCGCCGCCCTGCGCCAGGTGGAGCCACGCGGGAGTGGTGGGTTCACGCTGCGGCTTCGCCTGTCACCGGGACTGGCCCCTGCTGGGGCTGCCAGCGACCTCGGTGCCGCCCGCCTGCTGCTGGCCACTGGTGGCCATCCCAGTGGCCGCCAGCTGGCGGGCCAGTTGGGCCATGACGTGGTGGCGCCGGTACCCTCCCTGTTCACCCTGGCCCTGGAGGCCAACCCCCTGGCCGCCCTGCGCGGGGTGGTGATGGATCCGGTGGGACTGGAGCTGCGGCTGCCCTCCGGTCGCTTTCGCGAGCGAGGACCCCTGCTGATCACCGGCTGGGGGGTGAGCGGTCCGGCCACCTTGAGACTCACCGCCTTTGCGGCCCGTGCGCTCAGGGACAGCGGCTACCGCGCCGAGCTGCGCATCGACTGGAGTGGCGGCTGCTCTGCCGCTGAGTTGGCGCAGCGCTTCCAGACCGCCCGCGCCGAGCAGGCCCGCCGCCAGTTGCTCAATGCTCGCCCCTGGCCCGAGCTCAGCCGCCGCCTCTGGATCCACCTGCTGGAGCGCCATGGGGTGACTCCCGACCAGCGTTGGGCTGATCTGCGCCGGCGCGATGAGGACAGCCTGCTGGGCGCCCTGCGCTCCAGCACCTACGCGGTGGGCGGCCGCGGCCCCTTCGGTGAGGAATTCGTCACGGCCGGCGGCGTCACCCTGGGGGAGGTGAACCTGGCCACGATGGAGAGCCGAAAGCATCCAGGCCTGTACTTCGCCGGCGAGCTGCTCGATGTGGATGGAGTCACCGGCGGCTTCAACTTCCAGCACTGCTGGACCAGTGGCTGGCTGGCCGGAGGTGCCATCGCCAGGGAGGCCCGCGAGGGACTTCCGGTGGCGATGGGCTCAGCGGATCTTGTCGAAGACCGAGAACATCGGTAG
- a CDS encoding DUF502 domain-containing protein: MVQTSPRPDQPLGTRLQQDLKNDLIAGLLVVIPLATTIWLATTVSRFVLAFLTSIPKQFNPFNTLNPLLQELINLGVGLLVPLLGILLIGLMARNIVGRWLLDFGEGTLQRIPLAGSVYKTLKQLLETVFRDNSTRFRRVVLVEYPRKGLFALGFVTGVLGTAMQGGFDQPMLSVFIPTAPNPTTGWYAVVPETAVRDLDLSVEDAFRTIISAGIVSPDDERETPASRSFSSLLAQLRAPVFSSAPPNKP, encoded by the coding sequence TTGGTGCAGACGAGCCCCAGACCTGATCAACCCTTGGGGACCCGGTTGCAGCAGGACCTCAAGAATGATCTGATCGCCGGTCTGCTGGTGGTCATTCCCCTGGCCACCACCATCTGGCTGGCGACCACGGTGAGCCGCTTCGTGCTCGCCTTTCTCACCTCGATTCCCAAGCAATTCAATCCTTTCAATACCCTCAATCCCCTCCTCCAGGAGTTGATCAACCTGGGGGTGGGGTTGCTGGTTCCTCTGTTGGGGATCCTGCTGATCGGTCTGATGGCCCGCAACATCGTCGGGCGCTGGCTGCTCGATTTCGGTGAGGGAACCCTCCAGCGAATTCCCCTCGCCGGTTCGGTCTACAAGACTCTCAAGCAATTGCTTGAAACGGTCTTCCGAGACAATTCCACCCGCTTCCGCCGGGTGGTCCTGGTGGAATATCCACGCAAGGGCCTGTTTGCCCTCGGGTTTGTCACCGGGGTTCTCGGCACTGCGATGCAGGGGGGCTTTGATCAACCGATGCTGAGTGTGTTCATTCCCACGGCTCCCAACCCCACCACCGGCTGGTACGCCGTGGTGCCTGAAACCGCGGTCCGCGATCTGGACCTCTCGGTGGAGGATGCCTTCCGCACGATCATCTCCGCTGGGATCGTCAGCCCCGATGATGAGCGTGAAACCCCGGCCAGCCGCAGCTTCTCCAGTCTTCTCGCCCAGCTGCGCGCCCCCGTTTTCTCCTCCGCCCCTCCCAACAAGCCCTGA
- the nusB gene encoding transcription antitermination factor NusB translates to MPSRSISRELALLMLGQVNDRVPPADLPLESLLQQALASLAQHVRDALDNSELDLQQAQQQLLDSELIDGADQISRVRDHLQRGLTHAEQALNRLSASLELPRLLMLADQSEIREGAIARTRAVLQDRDALDSRLDAVMEGWRLGRLPRIDRDILRLAAVDLHTFGTPAPVACNEAVELANRYSDDQGRRMINGILRRLTTSVS, encoded by the coding sequence ATGCCGAGTCGATCCATCTCCAGAGAACTGGCCCTGCTGATGCTGGGCCAGGTCAATGACCGCGTTCCGCCGGCCGATCTGCCGCTCGAGAGCCTGTTGCAGCAGGCTCTCGCCAGCCTGGCCCAGCATGTGCGCGACGCCCTGGACAACTCCGAGCTCGATCTGCAGCAGGCCCAGCAGCAGCTGCTCGACAGCGAACTGATCGATGGTGCCGATCAGATTTCCCGGGTTCGGGATCATCTGCAGCGGGGGCTGACCCATGCCGAGCAGGCCCTCAATCGGCTCTCGGCCAGCCTGGAGCTGCCGCGTCTGCTGATGCTCGCCGACCAGAGCGAGATCCGTGAGGGGGCGATCGCCCGCACCCGCGCTGTGCTTCAGGACCGGGATGCCCTGGATTCCCGTCTCGATGCCGTGATGGAAGGCTGGCGCCTCGGCCGCCTTCCCCGCATCGACCGCGACATCCTGCGGCTGGCGGCCGTGGATCTCCACACCTTCGGAACGCCGGCCCCGGTGGCCTGCAACGAGGCCGTGGAGCTGGCCAACCGCTACAGCGATGATCAGGGCCGCCGGATGATCAATGGGATCCTGCGTCGCCTCACCACCTCCGTCTCCTGA
- the argH gene encoding argininosuccinate lyase, translated as MAAQASQPARWSDRFEEGLHPAIERFNASIGFDITLLQQDLDASVAHARMLGRCGVISVAEADQLIAALETVRTEAAEGRFRPGVEAEDVHFAVEHRLIALIGPLGKKLHTGRSRNDQVGTDLRLWLRQAIDGLDAGLRRFQQALLDQAETHLHTLIPGYTHLQRAQPLSLAHHLLAYVEMAERDRQRLADVRRRVNISPLGAAALAGTPVPIDRRLTAVELGFEAIYANSLDAVSDRDFAVEFSAAASLILVHLSRLSEEVILWASEEFGFVRLTDRCATGSSLMPQKKNPDVPELVRGKAGRVFGHLMGLLTMIKGLPLAYNKDFQEDKEALFDVVRTTADCLEAMAILMEEGIRFRPERLEQAVGADFSNATDVADYLVARGVPFREAYQLVGGLVKTCLAEGLLLRDLSLERWRQLHPAFEADIHAAIEPRQVVAARRSEGGTGFERVAEQLRHCRERLGPAVPAA; from the coding sequence ATGGCGGCACAGGCTTCCCAACCGGCGCGATGGAGTGACCGTTTCGAGGAGGGGCTCCACCCGGCCATCGAGCGCTTCAATGCCTCGATCGGCTTCGACATCACTCTGCTGCAGCAGGACCTGGATGCCTCCGTCGCCCATGCCCGCATGCTCGGCCGCTGCGGAGTGATCAGCGTCGCTGAGGCGGATCAACTCATCGCGGCCCTCGAGACGGTGCGCACGGAGGCGGCCGAGGGACGGTTCCGCCCCGGGGTGGAGGCCGAGGACGTGCACTTCGCGGTGGAGCACCGCCTGATCGCCCTGATCGGCCCCCTGGGCAAGAAGCTGCACACCGGCCGCAGCCGCAATGACCAGGTCGGCACGGATCTGCGCCTCTGGCTGCGCCAGGCGATCGATGGTCTCGATGCCGGTCTGCGGCGCTTCCAGCAGGCCCTGCTCGACCAGGCGGAGACTCACCTGCACACCCTCATACCCGGCTACACGCACCTGCAGAGGGCCCAGCCCCTCTCTCTGGCCCACCACCTGCTGGCCTATGTGGAGATGGCCGAACGCGACCGGCAGCGTCTTGCCGATGTGCGCCGCCGGGTGAACATCTCACCTCTGGGGGCGGCCGCCCTGGCCGGCACACCGGTGCCGATCGACCGGCGGCTCACGGCCGTGGAACTGGGCTTCGAGGCGATCTATGCCAACAGCCTCGATGCGGTCAGCGACCGCGATTTCGCCGTGGAGTTCAGTGCTGCCGCCAGTCTGATCCTGGTCCACCTCAGCCGCCTCTCGGAGGAGGTGATTCTCTGGGCCAGTGAGGAGTTCGGCTTCGTGCGCCTCACTGACCGCTGCGCCACCGGCAGCAGCCTGATGCCCCAGAAGAAGAACCCCGACGTGCCCGAGCTGGTGCGTGGCAAGGCCGGCCGGGTGTTCGGGCACCTGATGGGGTTGCTGACGATGATCAAGGGGCTCCCCCTGGCCTACAACAAGGACTTCCAGGAGGACAAGGAGGCGCTCTTCGATGTGGTCCGCACCACCGCGGATTGCCTCGAGGCGATGGCGATCCTGATGGAGGAGGGCATCCGCTTCCGGCCCGAGCGGCTGGAGCAGGCCGTGGGGGCTGATTTCTCCAATGCCACCGATGTGGCCGACTACCTGGTGGCCCGTGGTGTTCCCTTTCGCGAGGCCTACCAGCTGGTGGGTGGTCTGGTGAAGACCTGCCTGGCCGAGGGCCTGCTGCTGCGGGATCTGTCCCTGGAGCGCTGGCGCCAGCTCCATCCCGCCTTCGAGGCGGACATCCATGCCGCGATCGAGCCCCGTCAGGTGGTGGCCGCCCGCCGCAGTGAGGGGGGCACGGGTTTCGAGCGGGTGGCCGAGCAGCTCAGGCACTGCCGCGAGCGGCTGGGGCCCGCGGTCCCAGCCGCCTAA
- a CDS encoding HpsJ family protein, translated as MTTAPTSRLGYLLRWLGLTLVVLLGLQLAAVLSAWSWQEEAFRQMVIERLITQSPMALVGLLLALFGSRLDQTDPRSPLRWLVAALAAVLAIALAVSVPVAISGDGVLTAKTEQTLTAQRSQLEMAKQQSQNPQVLEQLVRQAEQSGQVPPQATEEQKQQAARGFIDRQLQQMEQQFKEAERAQGLAVNQRRYAGTGSAAVLAVAFTLLALAALL; from the coding sequence GTGACCACTGCCCCAACCAGCCGTCTTGGCTATCTCCTGCGCTGGCTCGGCCTCACCCTCGTCGTGCTGCTGGGGCTGCAGCTGGCGGCGGTGCTTTCCGCCTGGAGCTGGCAGGAGGAGGCGTTCCGCCAGATGGTGATCGAGCGTCTGATCACCCAGTCGCCGATGGCGCTGGTGGGCCTGCTGCTGGCTCTGTTCGGCTCCCGCCTCGACCAGACCGACCCCCGCTCCCCCCTGCGTTGGCTGGTGGCCGCTCTGGCGGCCGTTCTTGCCATTGCCCTGGCGGTGTCGGTGCCGGTGGCGATCAGCGGCGATGGTGTGCTGACCGCCAAGACCGAGCAGACCCTGACCGCCCAGCGCAGTCAGCTGGAGATGGCCAAGCAGCAGAGCCAGAATCCGCAGGTGCTGGAACAACTGGTGCGCCAGGCTGAGCAGTCCGGGCAGGTGCCGCCCCAGGCCACCGAGGAACAGAAGCAACAGGCGGCCCGTGGTTTCATCGATCGCCAGCTGCAGCAGATGGAACAGCAGTTCAAGGAGGCCGAGCGGGCTCAGGGTCTGGCGGTGAATCAACGCCGCTATGCCGGCACCGGCTCGGCCGCCGTGCTGGCCGTGGCCTTCACCCTGCTGGCTCTGGCCGCGTTGCTCTGA
- a CDS encoding tetratricopeptide repeat protein — protein sequence MAPRWFNFLATAPLALTLAIAPATPAQALVPYVYVPKGEELEAAGLGIAQAATRLLRLGQAEDAARLAGLTVQLLPNDPRGWVLLAEAQLRSNQIKAAGQSLARAKQLDPRNPGIWFAEGSLALRDGQPGQAIGLLQTGLKLDSKNPGAHFDLGNAHLLLNDPQAALGSFERASNLRKDFWEAINNQGLVLYEIGRTDDAIRRWRRALEINPKAAEPMLALAAALNARPGDQKEALDMASQALAIEPNYVLEAYQKEQLWGPRLRDSTRVLLENPAIKAATDRANANATGSSDGEDSGEE from the coding sequence ATGGCTCCGCGCTGGTTCAACTTTCTGGCGACGGCTCCGCTGGCCCTGACCCTGGCAATCGCGCCTGCCACCCCCGCACAGGCTCTCGTTCCCTACGTGTACGTCCCCAAGGGGGAGGAGCTGGAGGCGGCGGGGCTGGGCATCGCCCAGGCGGCCACGCGCCTGTTACGGCTGGGACAGGCCGAAGACGCGGCTCGCCTGGCGGGCCTCACGGTGCAGCTGCTGCCCAACGATCCCCGCGGCTGGGTGCTGCTGGCGGAAGCGCAGCTGCGCAGCAATCAGATCAAGGCCGCCGGCCAGTCCCTGGCGCGCGCCAAACAGCTCGATCCGCGCAACCCCGGCATCTGGTTCGCGGAAGGCTCCCTGGCCCTGCGGGACGGTCAGCCCGGCCAGGCCATCGGTCTGCTGCAAACCGGTCTGAAGCTCGACAGCAAGAATCCCGGCGCCCATTTCGACCTGGGCAATGCCCACCTGCTGCTCAACGATCCCCAGGCGGCCCTGGGGTCCTTTGAGCGGGCCTCGAACCTGCGCAAGGATTTCTGGGAGGCGATCAACAACCAGGGACTGGTGCTCTACGAGATCGGCCGCACGGACGACGCCATCCGGCGCTGGCGCCGGGCCCTGGAGATCAACCCCAAGGCCGCCGAACCCATGCTCGCCCTGGCCGCGGCGCTGAATGCCCGGCCGGGCGATCAGAAGGAAGCTCTGGACATGGCCAGCCAGGCGCTGGCGATCGAACCCAACTATGTGCTGGAGGCCTACCAGAAGGAACAGCTCTGGGGCCCGCGACTGCGCGACAGCACCCGGGTGCTGCTTGAGAACCCGGCGATCAAGGCCGCCACTGACCGGGCCAATGCCAACGCCACCGGCAGCAGCGACGGGGAGGACTCCGGGGAGGAGTGA